The Candidatus Cloacimonadaceae bacterium genome contains the following window.
CCCCTCAGAATACGGGAGATGGCTATCCATTGCTCATCGTAGAAGTGATCCAACCCAAAGCGAGATTTGAGAATCTTCTCGGCTTGATCTCTATCCATAGCTTCAACGCCCCTTTTTCAATTGCTAATTCCATGATGCTGGACGGGTTGAGAACGATTTCGATAGAATCTCCAGGTTAAGCTCACCGACGACAATGATGCCACATTCTAACCTTTCGATTCTAAATACTTTTCCAGCAAGAGGATCGAGCTGGCGATACACAGCGGGCATTTTTTTTCAAAGAGTCCTTTCCGGATGGCTTTTTCCCTGGCTTTGGGTTTGGACACATCCATCCCAATGATGTCCTTGCATTCGGTGCTGCCGTTGAAGATTTTGAAATTGGCGGTAAATTCTTCCGTCCGCTCCTCAATTTTCTGTTTGCTAAGCTGATCGGCTTCGGAAAATCCAAAGCCGAGACCCAACACCATCAACGCGCCTGTCAGGGCACCGCAGGTTCGTCCCATGCGCATTCCTCCTCCGAAACAAGAAGCAATCTTACTTGCGGCTATGCGCGATAATCCCAAATCCTTGGCAAATTGCATCAACACTGCTTGGGCACAGTTAAAACCGTTGGCATGATCCGTTATGGCATTCATTACTTTTTTTGATGATAACACTCTTCCTCCTATAGGAATCTCCATGCTCTTGATGCACATGTTTCGTGTCAAGATATTTCTCAAACAGCAACAACTGACGCGCGGAATTTGGCATTTTTCCGATGGCAATTC
Protein-coding sequences here:
- a CDS encoding C-GCAxxG-C-C family protein — protein: MLSSKKVMNAITDHANGFNCAQAVLMQFAKDLGLSRIAASKIASCFGGGMRMGRTCGALTGALMVLGLGFGFSEADQLSKQKIEERTEEFTANFKIFNGSTECKDIIGMDVSKPKAREKAIRKGLFEKKCPLCIASSILLLEKYLESKG